In Synechococcus sp. MU1643, a single window of DNA contains:
- the uvrA gene encoding excinuclease ABC subunit UvrA, whose amino-acid sequence MARAAAKIADSAGPLATQDDVIRVRGARQHNLKNVDVTIPRNKLVVFTGVSGSGKSSLAFDTIFAEGQRRYVESLSAYARQFLGQVDKPDVDAIEGLSPAISIDQKSTSHNPRSTVGTVTEIQDYLRLLFGRAGEPHCPKCGRSIKPQSIDEMVDQILLLPEGTRYQLMAPVVRGKKGTHTKLISGLAAEGFARVRINGEVRELADNIELDKNHSHNIEVVVDRLVAREGIQERLTDSLRTALKRGDGLALVEVVPKKGEELPDGVEREQLYSENYACPVHGAVMEELSPRLFSFNSPYGACEACHGIGHLRKFTVDRVIPDPSQPVYSAVAPWAEKDNSYYFSLLYSVGEAFGFEIKTPWNELTDEQRDVLLNGSREPILIQADSRYHKGKAGYNRPFEGILPILERQLRDASGESQRQKLEKYLELVPCASCAGQRLRPEALAVKVGPYRIPELTAVSVGQTLERIEKLMGVGAHEGSGPLLNARQIQIGDLVLREIRLRLKFLLDVGLDYLSLDRPAMTLSGGEAQRIRLATQIGAGLTGVLYVLDEPSIGLHQRDNDRLLNTLVRLRDLGNTLVVVEHDEDTIRAADHVVDIGPGAGVHGGHIVAEGSFDDLVASSESITGAYLSGRRSIPTPAERRQSGSRSLKLIDCNRNNLKNVSVEFPLGRLVSVTGVSGSGKSTLVNELLHPALENGLGLKVPFPQGLGELRGLKSIDKVIVIDQSPIGRTPRSNPATYTGAFDPIRQVFAATVEAKARGYQVGQFSFNVKGGRCEACRGQGVNVIEMNFLPDVYVQCDVCKGARFNRETLQVKYKGYTIADVLQMTVEQAAEVFDAIPQAADRLRTLVDVGLGYVKLGQPAPTLSGGEAQRVKLATELSRRATGKTLYLIDEPTTGLSFYDVHKLMDVMQRLVDKGNSIICIEHNLDVIRCSDWIIDLGPEGGDKGGEILVTGTPEEVAQHPTSHTGRYLSRVLEQHPPELPVPLAA is encoded by the coding sequence ATGGCGCGAGCTGCTGCCAAGATCGCTGACTCAGCTGGCCCGCTGGCGACTCAGGACGATGTAATTCGTGTGAGGGGTGCCCGGCAGCACAACCTCAAAAACGTCGACGTCACCATTCCCCGCAACAAGCTGGTGGTGTTCACCGGGGTGAGCGGAAGCGGCAAGAGTTCGCTCGCCTTCGACACGATCTTTGCGGAGGGGCAACGCCGCTACGTCGAAAGTCTGTCGGCCTATGCCCGCCAGTTCCTGGGGCAGGTGGACAAGCCCGATGTGGATGCCATCGAGGGCCTGTCTCCTGCGATCTCGATTGATCAGAAATCCACCAGTCACAACCCTCGTTCCACGGTGGGCACCGTCACCGAGATTCAGGATTATCTGCGTCTTCTGTTCGGCCGGGCTGGTGAACCCCACTGCCCCAAATGTGGCCGCTCGATCAAGCCGCAGAGCATCGACGAGATGGTCGATCAGATCCTGCTGTTGCCGGAGGGAACCCGCTATCAATTGATGGCGCCCGTGGTGCGCGGCAAAAAGGGAACCCACACCAAGTTGATTAGCGGTCTGGCGGCCGAAGGTTTCGCGCGGGTGCGCATCAACGGTGAGGTCCGCGAGTTGGCCGACAACATCGAGCTCGATAAGAACCACAGCCACAACATTGAGGTGGTGGTCGATCGCCTTGTGGCCCGTGAGGGGATTCAGGAGCGGCTAACCGATTCGCTGCGCACGGCTCTCAAACGCGGTGATGGTCTGGCGTTGGTGGAGGTGGTGCCCAAGAAAGGTGAGGAGCTTCCTGATGGCGTTGAGCGGGAGCAGCTTTATTCCGAGAATTACGCCTGCCCCGTGCATGGGGCTGTGATGGAGGAGCTCTCACCACGGCTGTTTTCTTTCAACAGCCCTTACGGCGCCTGTGAGGCTTGCCATGGTATTGGCCATCTGCGCAAGTTCACTGTTGACCGGGTGATCCCGGATCCATCTCAGCCGGTGTACTCCGCTGTTGCTCCCTGGGCTGAGAAAGACAACAGCTATTACTTCTCACTGCTCTACTCGGTGGGAGAAGCCTTTGGTTTCGAGATAAAGACCCCATGGAATGAACTCACCGATGAACAGCGGGATGTGCTGCTTAATGGAAGCCGCGAACCGATTCTGATCCAGGCTGATAGCCGCTACCACAAGGGCAAAGCCGGCTACAACCGCCCGTTTGAGGGCATTCTTCCGATTCTTGAGCGTCAGCTTCGCGACGCCAGCGGCGAGTCCCAGCGCCAGAAACTTGAGAAGTATTTGGAGTTGGTTCCCTGTGCCAGCTGTGCTGGTCAGCGGCTCCGCCCCGAAGCCCTAGCGGTGAAGGTGGGGCCCTATCGGATTCCAGAGCTCACGGCCGTCAGCGTTGGTCAGACCCTGGAACGGATCGAGAAACTGATGGGTGTGGGCGCCCATGAGGGTTCAGGGCCCCTGCTGAATGCCCGTCAGATCCAGATCGGTGATCTGGTGCTCCGGGAAATCCGCCTGCGTCTGAAATTCCTGCTCGATGTTGGTCTGGACTACCTGAGCCTGGATCGACCGGCGATGACGCTCTCCGGCGGTGAAGCCCAGCGCATTCGCCTGGCCACTCAGATCGGTGCTGGTCTCACCGGGGTGCTTTACGTGCTGGATGAGCCGAGCATCGGCTTGCACCAGCGGGACAATGACCGCCTCTTAAACACATTGGTACGGCTCAGGGATCTCGGAAACACCTTGGTGGTGGTGGAACACGATGAAGACACCATTCGTGCTGCTGATCATGTGGTGGACATCGGCCCTGGTGCCGGCGTCCATGGGGGCCACATCGTTGCGGAGGGAAGTTTCGATGACCTGGTGGCGAGCAGCGAATCCATCACCGGCGCATACCTGAGCGGCCGGCGTTCGATTCCCACACCGGCCGAACGCCGCCAGAGCGGTTCACGCTCACTGAAGTTGATTGATTGCAACCGCAACAACCTCAAGAACGTTTCGGTTGAGTTCCCCTTGGGTCGGCTCGTGTCGGTCACCGGGGTGAGCGGCAGCGGCAAGAGCACCCTGGTGAACGAGCTCCTGCATCCGGCTCTCGAGAACGGACTGGGTCTCAAGGTTCCCTTCCCTCAAGGGTTGGGAGAACTGCGGGGGTTGAAGTCGATCGACAAGGTGATCGTGATCGACCAGAGCCCGATCGGACGGACTCCCCGCTCCAACCCAGCCACTTACACCGGTGCCTTTGATCCAATCCGTCAGGTGTTTGCTGCCACGGTGGAGGCAAAGGCCCGTGGTTATCAGGTGGGGCAGTTCAGTTTCAACGTCAAGGGTGGCCGCTGTGAGGCCTGTCGCGGTCAGGGCGTGAACGTGATTGAGATGAACTTCCTTCCGGACGTCTACGTCCAGTGCGATGTCTGCAAGGGCGCTCGATTCAACCGTGAAACCCTGCAGGTGAAATACAAGGGCTACACCATCGCGGATGTGCTTCAAATGACGGTGGAGCAGGCCGCTGAAGTGTTCGATGCGATTCCTCAGGCGGCAGATCGCTTGCGCACGCTGGTTGATGTGGGCCTCGGCTACGTCAAGCTCGGCCAGCCGGCGCCAACCCTTTCGGGGGGTGAGGCCCAGCGGGTGAAGCTGGCGACGGAGCTGTCACGGCGGGCCACCGGCAAGACGCTCTATCTGATTGATGAGCCCACGACCGGCCTCAGCTTTTACGACGTGCACAAGCTGATGGACGTGATGCAGCGGTTGGTGGACAAGGGCAACTCGATCATCTGCATCGAGCACAATCTTGACGTGATCCGTTGCAGCGACTGGATCATCGATCTCGGCCCTGAAGGTGGTGACAAGGGTGGCGAGATCCTGGTCACCGGCACTCCAGAGGAGGTCGCCCAGCATCCCACCAGTCACACCGGCCGTTACCTCAGTCGGGTTTTGGAGCAGCATCCACCAGAACTACCCGTTCCCCTGGCGGCTTGA
- a CDS encoding HAD family hydrolase encodes MGIRLLHLHLHGLFRSHELELGRDADTGGQTLYVLELVRSLAQRAEVEQVDVVTRLIQDRRVELDYSQRVEDIAPGARILRFPFGPKRYLRKELLWPHLEELADQLVEHLSQPGQRVDWIHAHYADAGLVGALVSQRLGIPLVFTGHSLGREKQRRLLAGGLDRSQIEQTYSISRRIDAEERALAQADLVFTSTRQEADQQYSRYGHFQANQAEVVPPGVDASRFHPHGSSQECSALESLLQPFLREPDRPPLLAISRAVRRKNIPALVEAFGQSPVLRQRHNLVLVLGCRDDPRQLEKQQRDVLQQVFDLVDRFDLYGQVAYPKQHSRAQIPALYRWAARRGGLFVNPALTEPFGLTLLEAAACGLPMVATDDGGPRDIQLRCDNGLLADVTDPGALQEALELAGSDRSRWRRWSDNGVEAISRHFSWDAHVCQYLALMQQKIRVSPVRAMSVLRRPSPVSRLLALDLDSCLELPEERSLAHLRDRLHAEPFSASTGLVILTGRSLDQARQRYQELHLPDPKAWICRAGTEIHHRLDRADDPVWAQRISQAWDREAVLAAMGQLQEHVQLQDSDHQSPFKVSYLLRASNRGLIGLARQCLRRHGLQAEPQLRCHWFLDVLPQRASRSEAIRFLAQSWELPLEQVLVVASQQGDGELLDGLPATVVPADHDPCLMGQRTQQRVYVSKRPSVGAVLDGLTHYRFSGSR; translated from the coding sequence ATGGGCATCCGGTTGTTGCATCTGCATCTTCACGGTCTGTTTCGTTCCCATGAGCTCGAACTGGGTCGGGATGCTGATACCGGTGGCCAGACGTTGTACGTGCTTGAGCTTGTGCGCAGCCTGGCCCAGCGGGCCGAGGTTGAGCAGGTTGATGTGGTCACCCGGCTGATTCAGGACCGTCGGGTTGAGCTGGACTACAGCCAACGGGTTGAAGACATTGCTCCAGGTGCACGGATCCTGCGCTTTCCCTTTGGTCCGAAGCGTTATCTGCGTAAGGAGTTGCTTTGGCCCCATCTCGAGGAGCTGGCTGATCAGCTTGTGGAACATCTGAGCCAGCCCGGCCAGAGGGTGGATTGGATTCATGCTCACTACGCCGACGCCGGCCTGGTGGGTGCTTTGGTTAGTCAACGGTTGGGGATTCCGCTTGTCTTCACCGGCCATTCCCTCGGTCGGGAGAAACAGCGACGTCTCCTGGCCGGTGGCCTGGATCGCTCTCAGATCGAGCAGACCTATTCCATCAGCCGCCGCATCGACGCTGAAGAGCGTGCTTTGGCCCAGGCGGATCTGGTGTTCACCAGCACCCGTCAGGAGGCGGATCAGCAGTACTCCCGCTACGGCCACTTTCAGGCGAATCAGGCGGAGGTGGTGCCCCCAGGTGTCGATGCTTCCCGGTTCCATCCCCACGGTTCATCGCAGGAATGCTCCGCGCTCGAAAGTCTGTTGCAGCCTTTCCTAAGGGAGCCGGATCGTCCGCCTCTGCTTGCGATTTCCCGTGCGGTGCGGCGCAAGAACATTCCCGCGCTGGTGGAAGCCTTTGGCCAGTCGCCGGTGCTGCGGCAGCGTCACAACCTGGTGCTTGTGCTGGGCTGTCGCGATGACCCGCGTCAGCTCGAGAAGCAGCAGCGTGATGTGCTTCAGCAGGTGTTCGATCTGGTGGATCGGTTTGATCTCTATGGCCAGGTTGCTTATCCCAAACAACACAGCCGTGCCCAGATCCCCGCTCTGTACCGCTGGGCGGCGCGTCGTGGAGGGCTGTTTGTGAACCCGGCTTTGACCGAACCCTTCGGACTCACTCTTCTGGAGGCCGCGGCCTGTGGTTTGCCGATGGTGGCCACTGATGATGGTGGTCCACGGGACATCCAACTCCGCTGCGACAACGGTCTTCTGGCGGACGTCACCGATCCTGGTGCACTTCAAGAGGCCTTGGAATTGGCCGGCAGCGATCGCTCCCGTTGGCGTCGTTGGAGTGACAACGGGGTTGAGGCCATCAGTCGCCACTTCAGCTGGGATGCCCATGTGTGTCAGTACCTCGCCCTGATGCAGCAAAAGATCCGCGTCTCACCTGTTCGTGCGATGTCGGTATTGCGGCGGCCCAGTCCCGTCTCCAGGCTGTTGGCGTTAGACCTCGACAGCTGTTTGGAGCTGCCGGAGGAACGCTCCCTGGCGCATCTGCGCGATCGGCTTCACGCCGAACCTTTTTCCGCTTCCACCGGCTTGGTGATCCTCACGGGGCGGTCGCTGGATCAGGCGCGTCAGCGCTACCAGGAGTTGCATCTTCCCGATCCCAAGGCCTGGATCTGCCGGGCTGGAACGGAGATTCACCACAGGCTGGATCGCGCAGATGATCCCGTTTGGGCGCAGCGCATCAGCCAAGCCTGGGATCGTGAGGCTGTTCTCGCAGCGATGGGGCAACTCCAGGAACACGTTCAGCTTCAGGACTCTGATCATCAGAGTCCCTTCAAGGTCAGCTACCTCTTGCGTGCTTCCAACCGCGGTCTGATTGGTTTGGCCCGTCAGTGCCTGCGCCGCCATGGTTTGCAGGCTGAACCCCAGCTCCGTTGCCACTGGTTCCTGGATGTTCTGCCCCAGCGCGCGTCCCGTAGCGAGGCCATCCGTTTTCTGGCCCAGTCTTGGGAGCTTCCCCTGGAGCAGGTTCTGGTGGTGGCCAGTCAGCAGGGCGATGGAGAGTTGCTGGATGGTTTGCCCGCCACGGTGGTACCTGCGGATCACGATCCCTGCCTGATGGGTCAAAGGACTCAGCAGCGGGTGTACGTCTCGAAACGCCCCAGTGTTGGAGCCGTGCTGGATGGCTTAACCCACTACCGGTTTTCAGGCAGCCGTTGA
- the purT gene encoding formate-dependent phosphoribosylglycinamide formyltransferase, producing the protein MPSFPRTVMLLGSGELGKEVAIAAQRLGCQVIACDRYSGAPAMQVADVAEVLPMTDADALLEVVRRHQPDVVIPEIEALAVHALAELEQEGITVIPTARATAVTMNRDRIRDLAAGELGLRTARFAYASSAEELIAVAEPLGWPVVVKPVMSSSGKGQSVVASADDLPKAWEAAMARARGTSTQVIVEEFLHFDLEITLLTIRQRNGETLFCAPIGHEQEGGDYQCSWQPAQLTEQQLHQAQAMAKTVTDNLGGAGLFGVEFFLCGDEVIFSELSPRPHDTGLVTLISQNLSEFELHLRAVLGLPIPTITAAAAAASRVILAQTNMDSVAFEGVEQALTEADTQLLLFGKPTARPGRRMGVALAKGGDRKEAQAKADRAAAYVTVIPGSTAA; encoded by the coding sequence ATGCCGTCGTTTCCACGCACCGTGATGCTGCTGGGCAGCGGAGAGCTGGGCAAGGAAGTGGCCATTGCTGCCCAACGGCTTGGCTGCCAGGTGATCGCCTGTGATCGCTATTCCGGTGCCCCGGCCATGCAGGTGGCTGACGTGGCCGAAGTGCTGCCGATGACCGATGCCGATGCCTTGCTTGAGGTGGTCAGGCGCCACCAACCCGACGTGGTGATCCCGGAGATCGAAGCACTCGCCGTCCATGCCCTGGCAGAACTCGAACAAGAGGGGATCACCGTGATTCCGACAGCCCGCGCGACGGCCGTCACGATGAACCGAGACCGCATCCGCGACCTGGCGGCCGGCGAACTCGGTCTCCGAACCGCCAGGTTCGCCTATGCCTCCAGTGCTGAGGAACTCATAGCGGTGGCGGAACCTCTGGGCTGGCCCGTCGTGGTGAAACCGGTGATGAGTTCATCCGGCAAAGGCCAGAGCGTGGTGGCCTCTGCGGACGATCTGCCCAAAGCCTGGGAGGCCGCCATGGCCCGCGCACGGGGCACCTCAACCCAAGTGATCGTGGAGGAATTTCTCCATTTTGATCTGGAGATCACCCTGCTCACCATCCGTCAACGCAATGGCGAAACCCTGTTCTGTGCACCGATCGGCCACGAACAGGAAGGAGGGGACTATCAGTGCAGCTGGCAGCCGGCTCAACTGACCGAACAACAACTGCATCAGGCCCAGGCCATGGCCAAGACCGTTACCGACAACCTGGGCGGTGCCGGCCTCTTCGGTGTGGAATTTTTCCTCTGTGGCGATGAGGTGATTTTTTCCGAACTGTCTCCCCGGCCGCACGACACAGGCCTGGTCACCCTGATCAGCCAGAACCTGAGCGAGTTCGAACTGCACCTGCGCGCTGTTCTTGGTCTACCGATCCCCACCATCACAGCAGCTGCTGCCGCCGCAAGCCGAGTGATTTTGGCTCAAACGAATATGGACTCCGTCGCTTTTGAAGGGGTCGAACAAGCGCTCACGGAAGCTGACACCCAATTGCTGCTGTTCGGCAAGCCCACGGCCCGCCCCGGTCGGCGGATGGGTGTGGCCCTGGCAAAAGGAGGAGATCGGAAGGAAGCACAAGCCAAGGCCGACAGGGCAGCCGCCTATGTGACCGTGATCCCGGGATCAACGGCTGCCTGA
- a CDS encoding M23 family metallopeptidase, with product MRRRWPCCLLLFVPAPPNSWCCIVPALDISCRIGRPVRAAHDGVGRSRWTATHGWTFHLAGAGVKTRYSYLNAGASAGSYDRGEIIGLCGNTGRWSTGPHLHFEAEPLHLLDVLESPSAEQLKSMEKTPQWRQRSVEASR from the coding sequence ATGCGGAGGCGCTGGCCTTGCTGCCTGCTGCTGTTCGTTCCTGCTCCACCAAACAGCTGGTGCTGCATCGTTCCAGCCTTGGACATCTCCTGCCGCATTGGTCGCCCTGTGCGTGCCGCTCATGACGGGGTCGGTCGAAGTCGCTGGACAGCCACCCACGGATGGACGTTTCATCTGGCTGGGGCAGGCGTCAAGACGCGTTACAGCTATCTCAATGCTGGTGCCTCAGCAGGCTCCTATGACCGTGGCGAGATCATTGGTCTTTGCGGGAATACGGGCCGTTGGTCGACCGGTCCTCATCTGCACTTCGAAGCAGAACCCCTGCATCTCCTGGATGTGCTCGAGAGCCCCAGCGCAGAGCAGTTGAAATCGATGGAGAAAACGCCTCAATGGCGTCAGCGCTCGGTGGAAGCGAGCCGTTGA
- the mraY gene encoding phospho-N-acetylmuramoyl-pentapeptide-transferase has product MLVVLMISFAADKWITNAQLSLPLLISAVCATATAALGIPLLRRLKMGQFIREEGPKAHQSKAGTPTMGGLLVVPAGVILGSLITRDAVASQQLLSLAGLTLAFMLIGGIDDWSSLTKHTNTGLTAQGKLVLQAMAAAAFLAIAAWQGWISSGIALPFGLELPLGLLIWPLGLFVVLAESNATNLTDGLDGLASGCGALVFTGLALQLMLRGDNGDPALAGFCMAMAGTWLGFLVHNRNPARAFMGDTGSLAMGAALSGVALLSNSLWPLLVMGGVFVAESLSVIIQVWVFKATKGPDGQGRRVFRMAPLHHHFELGGTDERSVVPAFWLVTAGLVLLGLVLRP; this is encoded by the coding sequence ATGCTGGTGGTCTTGATGATCAGCTTTGCAGCCGACAAATGGATCACCAATGCGCAACTGAGCCTGCCGCTCTTGATTTCAGCAGTCTGCGCAACAGCGACTGCGGCCTTGGGCATTCCCCTTCTACGTCGCTTGAAGATGGGGCAGTTCATCCGTGAGGAAGGCCCCAAAGCCCATCAGAGCAAGGCGGGAACCCCAACGATGGGTGGACTTCTGGTTGTTCCCGCCGGGGTCATTCTCGGGAGCTTGATCACACGGGACGCCGTGGCGTCGCAACAACTACTCAGCCTGGCAGGACTCACCTTGGCATTCATGCTGATCGGCGGCATCGATGACTGGAGCAGCCTCACCAAACACACCAATACAGGCCTGACGGCACAAGGGAAATTGGTGCTGCAAGCCATGGCGGCCGCAGCCTTTCTGGCCATCGCTGCCTGGCAGGGCTGGATCAGCAGCGGCATTGCTTTGCCCTTTGGCCTTGAACTGCCGTTGGGACTGCTGATCTGGCCGCTGGGGCTGTTTGTCGTTCTGGCGGAGAGCAACGCCACCAACCTCACCGATGGCCTTGATGGCTTGGCCAGCGGCTGCGGAGCACTGGTGTTTACGGGTCTAGCACTTCAACTGATGCTGCGAGGAGACAACGGAGATCCCGCCTTGGCTGGCTTCTGCATGGCCATGGCCGGGACATGGCTTGGGTTTCTCGTGCACAACCGAAACCCTGCTCGGGCCTTCATGGGCGACACAGGATCCTTAGCGATGGGGGCCGCCCTCAGCGGTGTGGCCCTCTTGTCCAACAGCCTTTGGCCCCTGCTGGTGATGGGAGGCGTCTTCGTGGCGGAATCCCTCTCCGTGATCATCCAGGTTTGGGTGTTTAAGGCCACGAAAGGCCCTGATGGGCAAGGGCGACGCGTGTTCCGCATGGCGCCACTCCATCACCATTTTGAGCTGGGGGGCACCGATGAACGAAGCGTGGTGCCTGCGTTCTGGCTTGTCACAGCAGGGCTTGTGCTTCTCGGACTGGTGCTGCGTCCCTAA
- a CDS encoding DUF3134 domain-containing protein yields MSALVDLNALDSVNPSLTRYGRRDPAPVLPLREEPDLLSWLETSGRLVADEESGSPEVSTVEEEELSALMGEKEDYNKDDEQNEEQWED; encoded by the coding sequence ATGAGCGCTCTGGTTGATTTAAACGCCCTGGACAGCGTCAACCCGTCCCTCACCCGCTATGGGCGCCGCGACCCTGCGCCCGTGCTGCCCCTGCGTGAGGAACCCGACCTCCTGTCCTGGCTCGAAACCAGCGGTCGTCTCGTTGCCGACGAAGAATCCGGATCACCTGAAGTGAGCACCGTCGAAGAGGAAGAACTCTCTGCGCTCATGGGTGAGAAAGAGGATTACAACAAGGATGACGAGCAAAACGAGGAGCAGTGGGAGGACTGA
- a CDS encoding argininosuccinate synthase — MGRAKKVVLAYSGGVDTSVCIPYLKQEWGVEDVITFAADLGQGDELEPIRQKALDAGASQSLVGDLIEPFIKDFAFPAIRANALYEGRYPLSTALARPLIAKRLVEVAREVGADAVAHGCTGKGNDQVRFDVAIAALAPDLKVLTPAREWGMSREETIAYGERCGLPAPVSKKSPYSIDLNLLGRSIEAGPLEDPMVAPPEEVFAMTRSVEAAPDVSEEIEIAFEAGNPVAINGQKLDPVALIREANRLAGTHGIGRLDMIENRVVGIKSREIYETPGLLLLIQAHQELESLTLAADVLRSKRQLEMQWADLVYQGLWFGPLKNALDGFMDRTQTTVNGVVRLRLHKGTATVTGRGSADSSLYVPEMASYGSEDQFDHRAAEGFIYVWGLPTRLWSASQRRSS; from the coding sequence ATGGGCCGCGCCAAGAAGGTGGTACTCGCCTATTCCGGGGGAGTCGATACCAGTGTCTGCATCCCTTACCTCAAGCAGGAATGGGGTGTGGAGGATGTGATCACATTTGCCGCTGATCTCGGCCAGGGCGATGAACTAGAGCCCATTCGTCAGAAAGCGCTAGATGCCGGTGCCAGTCAGTCGCTGGTGGGAGATCTGATCGAGCCCTTCATTAAGGATTTCGCCTTTCCGGCGATTCGTGCCAACGCCCTCTATGAAGGCCGTTACCCCCTCTCCACGGCCCTGGCGAGGCCTCTGATCGCCAAGCGTTTGGTCGAGGTAGCCCGGGAAGTGGGTGCCGATGCTGTCGCCCATGGATGCACAGGCAAGGGCAACGATCAGGTGCGTTTCGATGTGGCCATCGCTGCGTTGGCACCGGATCTCAAGGTGCTCACCCCAGCCCGTGAGTGGGGCATGAGCCGTGAGGAGACCATCGCCTACGGCGAACGCTGTGGTCTGCCCGCACCGGTGAGCAAGAAGTCCCCTTACTCGATCGACCTCAATCTGCTGGGCCGCAGCATCGAGGCAGGACCCCTCGAAGACCCGATGGTGGCTCCGCCGGAGGAGGTGTTTGCGATGACGCGATCGGTGGAGGCTGCTCCGGATGTCTCCGAAGAGATCGAGATTGCTTTTGAAGCAGGCAATCCTGTGGCGATCAACGGTCAGAAGTTGGACCCCGTGGCTTTGATCCGTGAAGCCAACCGTTTGGCGGGCACCCATGGCATTGGCCGCCTCGACATGATCGAGAACCGGGTGGTGGGCATCAAATCCCGGGAGATTTACGAAACGCCCGGGCTGTTGTTGCTGATCCAGGCCCACCAGGAACTTGAAAGCCTGACCCTGGCTGCCGATGTGCTGCGCAGCAAGCGGCAATTGGAAATGCAGTGGGCTGACCTCGTCTACCAGGGGCTTTGGTTTGGCCCCCTCAAGAATGCTTTGGACGGCTTCATGGACCGCACCCAGACCACCGTCAATGGTGTTGTTCGTCTCCGGCTGCACAAAGGAACGGCCACGGTCACCGGACGTGGCTCAGCAGACAGCAGTCTTTACGTCCCAGAAATGGCGTCCTACGGCAGTGAGGATCAGTTCGATCACCGTGCTGCAGAGGGCTTTATTTACGTCTGGGGTCTGCCAACCCGACTCTGGTCAGCATCCCAGCGCCGTTCAAGCTGA
- the rpsF gene encoding 30S ribosomal protein S6 produces MTLDPYYETMYILRPDIPEEEVESHLTKYRDMLVEAGADVLDNQMRGKRRLAYPIAKHKEGIYVQLSHNGDGQQVAVLEKAMRLSEDVIRYLTVKQEGPLPAPRVMPGSEAAQQQQAEAAASAD; encoded by the coding sequence ATGACGCTCGATCCGTATTACGAAACCATGTACATCCTTCGTCCGGACATTCCGGAGGAGGAAGTTGAAAGCCATCTCACCAAGTACCGCGACATGCTCGTGGAAGCTGGTGCCGACGTTCTGGACAACCAGATGCGTGGCAAGCGCCGTCTGGCCTATCCCATTGCGAAGCACAAGGAAGGCATTTACGTGCAACTGAGCCACAACGGCGATGGCCAGCAAGTTGCTGTTCTCGAAAAGGCGATGCGTCTAAGTGAAGACGTGATCCGCTATCTGACCGTGAAGCAGGAAGGCCCCCTTCCCGCACCTCGGGTGATGCCGGGCAGCGAAGCTGCTCAACAGCAACAAGCCGAAGCCGCTGCATCAGCTGACTGA
- a CDS encoding Tic20 family protein, protein MQIPLWQRLLAPLVYLLPWSDAIPFGLGADGVFNQIPLLRLLIVPAVPLIQLDRGVPFGGLLLFFVLFLAVVRNPAVPYFLRFNTLQALLTDIVIVVLSFAFGILLQPIAGGSLLVGTLSSTIVVAVLAIILFALLECWRGREPDLPGISQAVRMQLY, encoded by the coding sequence GTGCAGATTCCCCTCTGGCAGCGGCTGCTTGCACCGCTGGTGTACCTGCTCCCCTGGAGTGACGCCATTCCCTTTGGCCTCGGGGCTGACGGCGTGTTTAACCAGATCCCGTTGCTGAGGCTGCTGATCGTTCCAGCGGTGCCGCTGATCCAATTGGATCGGGGAGTTCCCTTCGGTGGCCTGCTGCTCTTCTTCGTGCTGTTTCTGGCAGTGGTGCGCAATCCAGCCGTTCCCTACTTCCTGCGCTTCAACACCCTGCAGGCCCTACTCACCGACATCGTGATCGTTGTGCTCAGCTTCGCGTTTGGCATCCTGCTGCAACCGATTGCTGGGGGCAGCCTGCTGGTGGGCACCCTGTCCAGCACAATCGTGGTAGCGGTGCTGGCGATCATTCTGTTCGCCCTGTTGGAGTGCTGGCGCGGGCGCGAACCTGATCTGCCCGGAATCAGCCAGGCGGTACGCATGCAGCTCTACTGA